Proteins encoded within one genomic window of Setaria italica strain Yugu1 chromosome IV, Setaria_italica_v2.0, whole genome shotgun sequence:
- the LOC101752984 gene encoding uncharacterized protein LOC101752984: MIHLRKRILSHLLRPPSPVSAAHISPLFSPHRLLSATKCVAPNPFAIEDYLVSTCGLTREQALKSSKWISHLKHPSNPDAVLAFLSDLGLSRAEVATVVAKDPRVLCADVGRTLAPRVAELADLGLSRPDIARLFILGQNHFRHSSLRLNLEFWISVFGSLDQFLQALKINGALLSKSIEKVAKPNLALLEECGISVSDVTNPNAFLYRMLTTSPKHLQEALTRVHEFGIHPSSSAFSRGLRTFAVLSSEKLTKNIQLLEKLGWSRDAISLAVRREPTILGLTEERVRRSLEFLIGDVGLEIPYIARMPALMNYSIDRRLLPRNCLMNFLKAKGLFSAEFSFFSIATISNEKFLHKYVRPYEESFPGLAAAFASSCAGKHQWEQLYETTCKKRNS, from the coding sequence atGATCCACCTCCGGAAGCGCATCCTCTCCCACCTCCTTCGGCCCCCATCCCCCGTCTCTGCCGCCCACATATCCCCGCTCTTCTCTCCCCACCGCCTCCTGTCCGCCACCAAATGCGTCGCCCCAAACCCCTTCGCCATCGAGGACTACCTCGTCTCCACCTGCGGCCTCACCCGAGAGCAGGCCCTCAAGTCGTCGAAGTGGATCTCCCACCTCAAGCACCCCTCCAACCCCGACGCGGTCCTCGCCTTCCTCTCGGACCTCGGCCTCTCCCGCGCCGAGGTAGCCACCGTCGTCGCCAAGGACCCCAGAGTCCTCTGCGCCGACGTGGGGAGAACCCTCGCCCCCCGCGTCGCCGAGCTCGCCGACCTCGGGCTGTCGCGTCCCGACATCGCGCGCCTCTTCATTCTTGGCCAAAACCACTTCCGCCACAGCTCGCTCCGCCTCAATCTTGAATTTTGGATCTCGGTCTTTGGCTCCCTCGACCAGTTCCTGCAGGCGCTCAAAATTAACGGGGCTCTCCTCAGCAAAAGCATCGAGAAGGTGGCCAAGCCCAACTTGGCACTCCTTGAGGAATGCGGTATAAGTGTTTCTGATGTCACCAACCCCAACGCCTTCTTGTATCGGATGCTCACCACGAGCCCCAAGCACCTGCAGGAGGCCCTGACACGCGTTCATGAGTTTGGAATCCACCCGAGCTCGTCAGCATTCTCCCGCGGGCTTAGAACATTTGCGGTCCTTAGCAGTGAGAAGCTCACCAAGAATATACAGCTGTTGGAGAAGCTTGGATGGTCAAGGGATGCTATATCATTAGCAGTGAGGAGGGAACCAACTATACTGGGTTTGACTGAGGAAAGGGTTCGGAGAAGCTTGGAATTCCTGATAGGGGATGTCGGATTGGAGATACCATACATCGCACGAATGCCAGCACTGATGAATTATAGCATTGACCGTCGGCTATTGCCACGGAACTGTCTGATGAATTTTCTCAAGGCGAAGGGGTTGTTCAGTGCCGAATTCAGCTTCTTTTCTATTGCTACTATAAGCAATGAGAAATTTCTGCATAAATATGTCCGTCCTTACGAGGAGAGTTTtcctggccttgctgctgcttTTGCTTCTAGCTGCGCTGGAAAACACCAATGGGAACAACTATATGAGACAACATGCAAAAAGAGAAATAGTTGA
- the LOC101757972 gene encoding transcription termination factor MTERF2, chloroplastic, protein MNHLRRLTTPTPLLSTRRYLLTSHYPHLPPLTLSLHRLLSATAASPSPKPFAVEEYLVSTCGLTRAQALKASKQLAHLRSPSKPDAVIAFLSALGLARPDIAALVAADPRFLCASVEKTLAPRITELSDLGLSRAQIARLVPLARTAFRSSTLGHSLGFWLPVMGSFEKVLTFLRLKCNILGSDIEKVIKPNMALLQQYGIHVGNFPNSFLPVVMTRPPEHVQAAMARISKFGFRQDSGMFAIALEVFAIHSQEKIDEKIRTLEMFGWSQDDVLMTVRKMPHLLNMSKERLQRNLEFLARDVGLEIPYIAQRPVLVMYSLDRRLVPRHHLIKILNAKGLLSDKFDLYSAFALSEKKFLDRFIHPYEHMVPGLAGAYASSCAGKAPHGLTI, encoded by the coding sequence ATGAACCACCTCCGACGCCTCACTACCCCCACCCCCCTCCTCTCCACACGACGCTATCTCCTCACTAGTCACTACCCCCACCTCCCTCCTCttactctctctctccaccgcctcctctccgccaccgccgcctccccttcccccAAACCCTTCGCCGTCGAGGAGTACCTCGTCTCCACCTGCGGCCTCACGCGCGCGCAGGCCCTCAAGGCGTCGAAGCAGCTCGCCCACCTCAGGTCCCCCTCAAAGCCCGACGCCGTCATCGCCTTCCTCTCCGCGCTGGGCCTCGCGCGCCCCGACATCGCGGCCCTCGTCGCCGCGGACCCGCGCTTCCTCTGCGCCAGCGTGGAGAAAACCTTGGCTCCCCGCATCACCGAGCTCAGCGACCTCGGCCTCTCGCGGGCGCAGATCGCGCGCCTCGTCCCGCTCGCCCGCACTGCCTTCCGCAGCAGCACCCTCGGCCACAGCCTCGGCTTCTGGCTCCCGGTCATGGGCTCCTTTGAGAAGGTACTCACGTTTCTCAGGCTGAAATGCAACATCCTCGGAAGTGACATCGAGAAGGTGATCAAGCCCAACATGGCCCTCCTCCAGCAGTACGGAATACATGTGGGTAATTTCCCCAATTCATTCCTGCCCGTGGTGATGACCAGGCCCCCTGAGCACGTCCAGGCCGCCATGGCGCGCATCAGTAAATTTGGGTTCAGGCAGGACTCAGGGATGTTCGCCATAGCGCTTGAGGTGTTTGCAATCCACAGCCAGGAGAAGATTGATGAGAAAATCAGGACCCTTGAAATGTTTGGCTGGTCTCAGGACGATGTGCTGATGACTGTGAGGAAGATGCCACATTTACTGAACATGTCGAAGGAAAGGTTACAGAGGAATTTGGAATTCTTGGCCAGGGATGTTGGGCTGGAGATACCGTACATTGCTCAAAGGCCAGTGCTGGTTATGTATAGCCTTGACCGCCGGTTGGTACCGCGCCATCATTTGATCAAGATTCTCAATGCAAAGGGATTGCTTAGTGATAAGTTTGACTTATATTCTGCATTTGCCCTCTCTGAGAAGAAGTTCCTGGACAGGTTCATCCATCCTTACGAGCATATGGTTCCAGGCCTTGCTGGTGCTTACGCTTCTAGCTGTGCTGGAAAAGCACCCCATGGGCTTACTATCTGA